Proteins encoded by one window of Acidimicrobiales bacterium:
- a CDS encoding aldehyde dehydrogenase family protein, whose product MASELWREERLLIDGKLVEATGGATYDNVDPATEQVIGIAADAADRDVDAAVASARTAFDTTTWPTDVGLRVRCLRQLQDALQRHADELRPTLVAEVGTPVALTYSAQLDTPIAGLAYAADLAESYAWRSELGVAEGFGGGATRAVVREPAGVVAAIVPWNFPMQIQLAKVGPALAAGCTVVLKAAPATPWTAALLGRIAVEETDLPPGVLNVITSSRNAAGQRLVEDPRVDVVSFTGSTATGRAIMATAAPTVKRLFLELGGKSALVALDDADLELAATIAAFNITTHAGQGCAVTSRLLLPRDRYDEGVEAVVRTLGAIPYGDPTNPGNLMGPLISEPQRRRVLDHVASAVDAGGTVATGGGVPAHLPTGYYVEPTVLTGLPPDARAVREEIFGPVLCVLPHDGDDHAVALANDSDYGLSGGVVATDLDRARAVAARLRTGTVSINGGQWYAPDVPFGGYKQSGVGRESGVAGFEEYLETKSIAEPA is encoded by the coding sequence ATGGCTTCTGAGCTGTGGCGTGAGGAGCGCCTGCTGATCGACGGGAAGCTGGTCGAGGCGACCGGCGGCGCCACCTACGACAACGTCGACCCGGCCACCGAGCAGGTGATCGGCATCGCCGCCGACGCCGCCGACCGCGACGTCGACGCGGCGGTGGCGTCGGCCCGCACCGCGTTCGACACCACGACCTGGCCGACCGACGTGGGTCTTCGGGTGCGGTGCCTGCGGCAGCTGCAGGACGCTCTCCAGCGGCACGCCGACGAGCTGCGGCCCACGCTGGTCGCCGAGGTCGGCACGCCGGTCGCCCTCACCTACAGCGCCCAGCTCGACACCCCGATCGCCGGCCTCGCCTACGCCGCCGACCTCGCCGAGAGCTACGCCTGGCGGAGCGAGCTCGGGGTGGCGGAGGGCTTCGGCGGGGGCGCCACCCGTGCCGTCGTCCGTGAGCCGGCCGGGGTCGTGGCGGCCATCGTGCCGTGGAACTTCCCGATGCAGATCCAGCTGGCCAAGGTGGGCCCGGCCCTCGCCGCCGGGTGCACGGTCGTCCTCAAGGCGGCCCCGGCCACGCCGTGGACCGCCGCCCTGCTCGGCCGGATCGCCGTCGAGGAGACCGACCTGCCGCCCGGCGTGCTCAACGTGATCACCTCGTCGCGCAACGCCGCCGGACAGCGGCTGGTCGAGGACCCGCGGGTCGACGTCGTGTCGTTCACGGGCTCGACGGCCACCGGCCGGGCGATCATGGCGACCGCCGCGCCCACGGTGAAGCGACTGTTCCTCGAGCTGGGCGGCAAGTCGGCCCTCGTCGCGCTCGACGACGCCGACCTCGAGCTCGCGGCGACCATCGCCGCCTTCAACATCACCACCCACGCCGGGCAGGGCTGCGCGGTCACCAGCCGGCTGCTGCTCCCACGCGACCGCTACGACGAGGGCGTCGAGGCGGTCGTGCGCACCCTGGGTGCGATCCCCTACGGCGACCCCACCAACCCCGGCAACCTCATGGGCCCGCTGATCAGCGAACCGCAGCGCCGGCGGGTGCTCGACCACGTCGCCTCTGCGGTCGACGCCGGCGGGACCGTCGCGACCGGGGGAGGGGTCCCGGCGCACCTGCCGACCGGGTACTACGTCGAGCCGACGGTCCTGACGGGGCTGCCGCCCGACGCCCGGGCCGTGCGCGAGGAGATCTTCGGCCCGGTGCTGTGCGTCCTGCCCCACGACGGCGACGACCACGCCGTGGCCCTGGCGAACGACTCGGACTACGGCCTCTCCGGCGGGGTGGTCGCCACCGACCTCGACCGGGCCCGCGCCGTGGCCGCCCGCCTGCGCACCGGCACGGTCTCGATCAACGGCGGCCAGTGGTACGCCCCGGACGTGCCGTTCGGCGGCTACAAGCAGAGCGGTGTGGGCCGGGAGTCCGGCGTGGCCGGTTTCGAGGAGTACCTCGAGACCAAGAGCATCGCGGAGCCGGCATGA
- a CDS encoding amidohydrolase family protein: protein MSTKLISVDSHVRIEPEQIKANLASKFHTVWDDAVAAEDAEHRREFGDTDPKVLAAGFSHEAFTNPGYSEPVARLQAMDRDGVDAEVLYSEVSAFRHYPHMREGWKEASEAFNRVLLDFSKADPSRLVPAYQVPLIDIDYSVKQVHALAAEGARAVHIPTFPSEVGLAEYHDERYDPVWSAISETGMSISQHLGLVKSLFELLRRDPTPQKGIFTSQPAMRLAETIGFWILPGVLERFPKLKIVLVEPSLGWVPHYLDVLDSMAAGPYDFPGLTDKPSAYFHRQMYLTFVDDPRGLGYRHDIGVDRIMWSTDFPHPATSWPNSHAIVEKNFAGIPDDERDLIVAGNASRLYGF from the coding sequence ATGAGCACCAAGCTGATCTCGGTCGATTCGCACGTCCGCATCGAGCCCGAGCAGATCAAGGCCAACCTGGCGTCGAAGTTCCACACGGTCTGGGACGACGCCGTCGCGGCCGAGGACGCCGAGCACCGCCGGGAGTTCGGTGACACCGATCCCAAGGTGCTGGCGGCGGGTTTCAGCCACGAGGCGTTCACCAACCCCGGCTACAGCGAGCCGGTCGCCCGCCTGCAGGCGATGGACCGTGACGGCGTCGACGCCGAGGTCCTCTACAGCGAGGTCAGCGCGTTCCGCCACTACCCCCACATGCGCGAGGGCTGGAAGGAGGCGTCCGAGGCGTTCAACCGCGTCCTCCTCGACTTCTCGAAGGCCGACCCCTCGCGGCTCGTGCCGGCGTACCAGGTGCCGCTCATCGACATCGACTACTCCGTCAAGCAGGTGCACGCCCTGGCCGCCGAGGGTGCCCGGGCGGTGCACATCCCCACGTTCCCGTCCGAGGTCGGCCTGGCCGAGTACCACGACGAGCGCTACGACCCCGTCTGGTCGGCGATCTCCGAGACCGGGATGTCGATCAGCCAGCACCTCGGCCTCGTGAAGTCGCTGTTCGAGCTGCTGCGCCGTGACCCGACGCCCCAGAAGGGCATCTTCACCTCGCAGCCGGCCATGCGCCTGGCCGAGACGATCGGCTTCTGGATCCTGCCCGGCGTGCTCGAGCGCTTCCCGAAGCTCAAGATCGTCCTCGTCGAGCCGAGCCTCGGCTGGGTGCCGCACTACCTGGACGTCCTCGACTCGATGGCGGCCGGTCCCTACGACTTCCCGGGCCTCACCGACAAGCCGAGCGCCTACTTCCACCGGCAGATGTACCTCACGTTCGTCGACGACCCCCGCGGCCTCGGCTACCGCCACGACATCGGCGTCGACCGGATCATGTGGTCCACCGACTTCCCGCACCCGGCGACGTCGTGGCCCAACTCGCACGCGATCGTCGAGAAGAACTTCGCCGGGATCCCCGACGACGAGCGCGACCTCATCGTCGCCGGCAACGCGTCGCGGCTCTATGGCTTCTGA
- a CDS encoding CBS domain-containing protein encodes MTKLVRDVMAVTPWAIEATTSLQDAARMMRVWDLHEVFVVDQGVLRGVLSDEAIVVLAIASGRSPSSVLAGESCNPDVPRVQSSQPVTEALAVVEERRAARIPVVDGDRLVGTISLGDLTRTRIRPRG; translated from the coding sequence GTGACCAAGCTCGTGCGCGACGTCATGGCAGTCACCCCCTGGGCGATCGAGGCGACGACCTCCCTCCAGGATGCTGCCCGGATGATGCGCGTCTGGGATCTGCACGAGGTCTTCGTCGTCGACCAGGGCGTCCTGCGCGGCGTGCTGAGCGACGAGGCGATCGTCGTGCTCGCGATCGCGTCCGGGCGGTCGCCGTCGAGCGTCCTCGCTGGTGAGTCCTGCAACCCCGACGTGCCGCGCGTCCAGAGCTCCCAGCCCGTGACCGAGGCGCTCGCCGTCGTGGAGGAGCGCCGGGCGGCCCGGATCCCCGTGGTCGACGGCGACCGGCTCGTCGGCACCATCTCCCTCGGCGACCTCACCCGGACCCGCATCAGGCCGCGGGGCTGA
- a CDS encoding AarF/ABC1/UbiB kinase family protein: MRRDTLHTRTDRLARYVELGGIVARSGLWRGRRRADESDRGRSLRQALEQAGGIYVKLGQLLSTRPDLIPSDVVTELRFLQQDAPPVSGAAVHRLFVEELGRPPAEVLHDFDTRPVAAASVAQVHRGRLADGAPVAVKVQRPDVAARVARDLDILGRLAARLERHTGWAAEQRLAVAVQGFADSVTEELDFRVEARNLRAIADAVGRHDRIVVPAPVLALSRRRVLVMEWIEGRPLSSGAAGLAPDHRRDLARSLLHCFFEQIFTAGVFHADPHPGNLHLTADGRIALLDCGAVGRLTPAQQAGLRLMCVGIAARDGRLMAAAVSEGLAGPPQPRPGTRAGAAPDGRELAAALDRLVARHLRPGSPPDLALFAAFSDVLRRFGLTLEPVVLGAIRALATVQSTVELLAPDLDLLDEARVYGEGVLSPAA; the protein is encoded by the coding sequence ATGCGACGGGACACCCTCCACACCCGCACCGACCGGCTCGCCCGCTACGTCGAGCTGGGCGGGATCGTCGCCCGGTCCGGGCTCTGGCGGGGCCGGCGGCGGGCCGACGAGTCCGACCGGGGCCGGTCGCTGCGCCAGGCGCTGGAGCAGGCCGGGGGCATCTACGTGAAGCTCGGGCAGCTCCTGTCGACCCGCCCCGACCTGATCCCCTCCGACGTCGTCACCGAGCTCCGGTTCCTGCAGCAGGACGCCCCGCCCGTGTCGGGCGCCGCGGTGCACCGGCTGTTCGTCGAGGAGCTGGGCCGCCCGCCGGCCGAGGTGCTGCACGACTTCGACACCCGCCCCGTGGCGGCCGCCTCGGTAGCCCAGGTCCACCGCGGCCGGCTGGCCGACGGTGCCCCGGTGGCGGTGAAGGTGCAGCGCCCCGACGTCGCCGCCCGCGTGGCCCGCGACCTCGACATCCTCGGCCGCCTGGCGGCCCGGCTCGAGCGGCACACCGGCTGGGCCGCCGAGCAGCGGCTGGCCGTGGCCGTCCAGGGCTTCGCCGACAGCGTCACCGAGGAGCTCGACTTCCGCGTCGAGGCCCGCAACCTGCGCGCCATCGCCGACGCCGTCGGTCGCCACGACCGCATCGTGGTGCCGGCCCCGGTCCTGGCGCTGAGCCGCCGCCGGGTGCTGGTGATGGAGTGGATCGAGGGGCGACCGCTGTCGTCGGGGGCGGCCGGCCTGGCGCCGGACCACCGCCGTGACCTCGCCCGCAGCCTCCTGCACTGCTTCTTCGAGCAGATCTTCACCGCCGGTGTGTTCCACGCCGATCCCCACCCCGGCAACCTCCACCTCACCGCCGACGGGCGCATCGCCCTGCTCGACTGCGGCGCCGTCGGCCGGCTGACCCCGGCGCAGCAGGCCGGGCTGCGGCTGATGTGCGTCGGCATCGCCGCACGCGACGGTCGCCTGATGGCCGCCGCGGTGAGCGAGGGCCTCGCCGGGCCACCGCAGCCGCGGCCAGGGACCCGGGCAGGCGCGGCCCCCGACGGGCGGGAGCTGGCCGCGGCGCTCGACCGCCTCGTCGCCCGGCACCTGCGGCCGGGATCACCGCCCGACCTGGCCCTCTTCGCCGCCTTCAGCGACGTCCTGCGCCGCTTCGGCCTGACGCTCGAACCGGTGGTCCTCGGAGCGATCCGGGCCCTCGCCACCGTGCAGTCGACCGTCGAGCTGCTCGCCCCCGACCTCGACCTGCTCGACGAGGCCCGGGTCTACGGCGAGGGCGTGCTCAGCCCCGCGGCCTGA
- a CDS encoding SDR family oxidoreductase, whose amino-acid sequence MSSALAGRRVVVVGASSGLGRGVAVRAVRAGADVVLAARRADRLAEVATEAGGGRPVVVDLRDDETCRQLADDVRATLGHVDLLVVSAGAAPLRRLVATRPEDWRDALETNLVGINRVLVALVDLLGPESVVAVVSSEVVEAPRSHLGAYGASKAALEHSLAQWREEHPWLRLTTISLGATVPTEFGHGFDADEIVEALDAWTSSGRQLAAFMDTEQVCDVLAATLGSLLVAPTIGIERLTLRSPAPPVGDAEEAVAIAAASRDPGSGGERHA is encoded by the coding sequence ATGAGCAGTGCCCTCGCGGGCCGCAGGGTCGTGGTCGTGGGGGCTTCGTCGGGGCTCGGCCGGGGCGTCGCCGTGCGCGCCGTCCGCGCCGGCGCCGACGTCGTCCTCGCCGCCCGGCGGGCCGACCGCCTCGCCGAGGTCGCCACCGAGGCCGGTGGCGGCCGCCCGGTGGTGGTCGACCTCCGCGACGACGAGACGTGCCGGCAGCTCGCCGACGACGTGCGCGCCACGCTCGGCCACGTCGACCTGCTCGTCGTGTCGGCCGGCGCCGCGCCCCTGCGGCGGCTGGTGGCGACCCGGCCCGAGGACTGGCGCGATGCCCTCGAGACCAACCTCGTCGGCATCAACCGCGTGCTGGTCGCGCTCGTCGACCTCCTGGGGCCCGAGTCGGTCGTGGCCGTCGTGTCGTCCGAGGTGGTCGAGGCGCCGCGCAGTCACCTCGGTGCCTACGGCGCCAGCAAGGCGGCCCTGGAGCACTCGCTGGCCCAGTGGCGCGAGGAGCACCCCTGGCTGCGGCTGACCACGATCTCGCTGGGCGCCACGGTCCCGACGGAGTTCGGCCACGGCTTCGACGCCGACGAGATCGTCGAGGCGCTGGATGCCTGGACCAGCTCCGGCCGCCAGCTGGCCGCCTTCATGGACACCGAGCAGGTGTGCGACGTTCTCGCCGCGACGCTCGGCTCGCTGCTGGTGGCCCCCACGATCGGGATCGAGCGCCTCACGCTGCGGTCGCCGGCGCCCCCCGTGGGCGACGCCGAGGAGGCGGTCGCGATCGCCGCGGCCTCCCGCGACCCGGGGTCAGGCGGCGAACGGCACGCGTGA
- a CDS encoding aldo/keto reductase has protein sequence MSLPVAPFGRTGHDSSRVIFGAAGLASMRQERADELLDVLLARGVNHIDTAAGYGDSELRIGAWMPEHRSRFFLATKTGERSGIGARAELERSLTRLRVDAVDLIQLHNLVEPDEWEVAHGPGGAVEALLQARDEGLVRFVGVTGHGNRIARMHLRSLERQPFDSVLLPYSFVGLQDAAYRADVEELLAVCAERQVAVQTIKAVARRRWRDDHDDRRFSWYEPLLDPDAVARAVHWVLGNPQVFLNTSSDARVLALTLAAAEQLPPTPPRDDELQADVATHGVEPLFGGTTLERI, from the coding sequence GTGAGCCTTCCTGTGGCGCCGTTCGGCCGAACCGGGCACGACAGCAGTCGGGTGATCTTCGGGGCGGCGGGGCTGGCGTCGATGCGCCAGGAGCGGGCCGACGAACTGCTCGACGTGCTGCTGGCGCGCGGCGTCAACCACATCGACACCGCGGCGGGCTACGGCGATTCGGAGCTGCGGATCGGTGCCTGGATGCCCGAGCACCGCTCCCGGTTCTTCCTCGCCACCAAGACCGGCGAGCGCTCGGGCATCGGGGCCCGGGCCGAGCTGGAGCGGTCGCTCACCCGGCTCCGGGTCGACGCGGTCGACCTCATCCAGCTCCACAACCTGGTCGAGCCCGACGAGTGGGAGGTCGCCCACGGGCCCGGCGGCGCCGTGGAGGCCCTCCTGCAGGCACGGGACGAGGGCCTCGTGCGCTTCGTCGGCGTGACGGGACACGGCAACCGCATCGCCCGCATGCACCTGCGCAGCCTCGAGCGTCAACCGTTCGACTCCGTGCTGCTGCCGTACAGCTTCGTCGGCCTGCAGGACGCCGCCTACCGGGCCGACGTCGAGGAGCTGCTGGCGGTGTGCGCCGAGCGGCAGGTGGCGGTGCAGACCATCAAGGCCGTCGCCCGGCGGCGCTGGCGTGACGACCACGACGACCGCCGCTTCAGCTGGTACGAGCCGCTGCTCGACCCCGACGCCGTCGCCCGGGCGGTCCACTGGGTGCTGGGCAACCCGCAGGTGTTCCTCAACACCTCCAGCGACGCCCGCGTCCTCGCCCTGACGCTGGCGGCCGCCGAGCAGCTGCCCCCGACGCCGCCCCGCGACGACGAGCTGCAGGCCGACGTCGCCACCCACGGCGTCGAGCCCCTGTTCGGCGGCACCACCCTCGAACGCATCTAG
- a CDS encoding amidohydrolase family protein has product MGLDERDFPMIVSVDDHVVEPAHVWSTWLPRRFRDRGPRVERRGIGAMRHVGGGAYEQSFDPDGPQADCWIYEDLVYIHKRHVAAVGFDRDDMTMAPITYDEMRDGCYDPRARVADMELNHVEASLCFPTFPRFCGQTFTEAKDRELGEACVHAYNDWMVEEWCGDSGGRLVPLTIVPLWDAELAAAEVRRNAARGVHAVCFSEIPAHLGLPSIHSGSWDPFFAACAETATVVNMHIGSSSRMPATSGDAPTGVAATLSFNNAMASMSDWLFSGKLVQFPDLRLAYSEGQIGWIPYILERADTVWEEHRAWAGTKELVPEPPSTYYYRQVFGCFFSDQHGIDSIDKVGVDNTTFETDYPHTDSTWPHTKKIAMEMTAGLDPDVIRKIMRGNAIRMLSLDLAP; this is encoded by the coding sequence ATGGGCCTCGACGAGCGGGACTTCCCGATGATCGTGAGCGTCGACGACCACGTGGTCGAACCGGCGCACGTGTGGTCGACGTGGCTGCCCCGGCGGTTCCGCGACCGGGGCCCCCGGGTGGAGCGGCGGGGCATCGGGGCCATGCGCCACGTCGGCGGCGGCGCCTACGAGCAGTCGTTCGACCCCGACGGCCCGCAGGCCGACTGCTGGATCTACGAGGACCTCGTCTACATCCACAAGCGCCACGTGGCCGCCGTGGGCTTCGACCGCGACGACATGACGATGGCGCCGATCACCTACGACGAGATGCGCGACGGCTGCTACGACCCCCGGGCCCGGGTCGCCGACATGGAGCTGAACCACGTCGAGGCGTCGCTGTGCTTCCCCACCTTCCCCCGCTTCTGCGGCCAGACCTTCACCGAGGCGAAGGACCGGGAGCTGGGCGAGGCCTGCGTGCACGCCTACAACGACTGGATGGTCGAGGAGTGGTGCGGCGACTCGGGCGGCCGGCTCGTCCCCCTGACCATCGTGCCGCTGTGGGACGCCGAGCTGGCCGCCGCGGAGGTGCGCCGCAACGCCGCCCGGGGCGTCCACGCCGTGTGCTTCAGCGAGATCCCCGCGCACCTCGGCCTGCCGTCGATCCACTCGGGGTCCTGGGACCCGTTCTTCGCCGCCTGCGCCGAGACGGCCACCGTGGTCAACATGCACATCGGCTCGTCGTCGCGCATGCCGGCCACGTCGGGCGACGCCCCCACGGGGGTGGCCGCCACGCTGAGCTTCAACAACGCCATGGCGTCGATGAGCGACTGGCTGTTCTCCGGCAAGCTCGTGCAGTTCCCCGACCTGCGCCTGGCCTACAGCGAGGGCCAGATCGGCTGGATCCCCTACATCCTCGAGCGGGCCGACACGGTGTGGGAGGAGCACCGGGCGTGGGCCGGCACGAAGGAGCTCGTGCCCGAGCCGCCCAGCACCTACTACTACCGCCAGGTGTTCGGCTGCTTCTTCAGCGACCAGCACGGCATCGACAGCATCGACAAGGTCGGCGTCGACAACACCACCTTCGAGACCGACTACCCCCACACCGACTCCACGTGGCCCCACACGAAGAAGATCGCCATGGAGATGACCGCCGGCCTCGACCCCGACGTCATCCGCAAGATCATGCGGGGCAACGCCATCCGCATGCTCTCCCTCGACCTCGCCCCGTGA
- a CDS encoding IS3 family transposase, whose amino-acid sequence KGPWRTVEDVELATLGWVHWHNTERLHGYLDDVPPTEFEAAFYAAQQTDHTVVGIQ is encoded by the coding sequence ACAAAGGGCCGTGGCGCACGGTCGAAGACGTCGAGCTGGCCACCCTCGGATGGGTCCACTGGCACAACACCGAACGGCTGCACGGCTACCTCGACGACGTGCCACCAACCGAGTTCGAAGCAGCGTTCTACGCTGCCCAACAGACCGACCACACCGTGGTTGGAATCCAATAG
- a CDS encoding cytochrome P450: MSPLLYDPSSYALHDDPFPTYRRLQAEAPLFRNEELGFWALTRFDDVIGGLGDPATYSSAQGTLVEHIQSTDPPPDMMIFADPPHHDVLRKLVSRAFTPRRIADMEAKVRTMCDDWLDPLVEARGGEVVADLAGLLPMAVIGALLGAPPEDNARLKALSDRLLHREDGSVARPEDAAVAGAELWMYFSELVAARRAAPGDDMMTALVEAEIPDDAADGAPRRLTEDEIVYFCLLLGVAGNETTAKMIATGTVVLAEFPDERARLAADPGLWPGAVEELLRFDPPSHYQGRVTTRPVVWHGHEVAEGEIVLLVNGAANRDPAAFDEPGRFVADRRIERHLAFGHGVHYCLGAALARLETRVALEELVRRFPDYEVDRGGIERFHSTNIRGLSRVPFAA, from the coding sequence GTGAGCCCTCTCCTCTACGACCCGTCGTCCTACGCCCTGCACGACGACCCGTTCCCGACCTACCGGCGACTGCAGGCCGAGGCGCCGCTCTTCCGCAACGAGGAGCTCGGGTTCTGGGCGCTCACCCGCTTCGACGACGTGATCGGCGGCCTGGGTGACCCCGCCACCTACAGCTCCGCCCAGGGCACGCTCGTCGAGCACATCCAGAGCACCGACCCGCCGCCGGACATGATGATCTTCGCCGACCCGCCCCACCACGACGTGCTGCGCAAGCTGGTCAGCCGGGCGTTCACCCCGCGGCGGATCGCCGACATGGAGGCCAAGGTCCGCACGATGTGCGACGACTGGCTCGACCCCCTCGTGGAGGCCCGGGGCGGCGAGGTGGTGGCCGACCTGGCCGGCCTGCTGCCGATGGCCGTGATCGGCGCCCTGCTCGGCGCGCCGCCCGAGGACAACGCCCGCCTCAAGGCGCTGTCGGACCGGCTGCTGCACCGGGAGGACGGGTCGGTGGCAAGGCCCGAGGACGCGGCTGTGGCGGGCGCCGAGCTGTGGATGTACTTCAGCGAGCTGGTCGCCGCCCGGCGGGCCGCCCCTGGCGACGACATGATGACCGCCCTCGTCGAGGCCGAGATCCCCGACGACGCCGCCGACGGCGCGCCCCGGCGCCTCACCGAGGACGAGATCGTGTACTTCTGCCTACTGCTGGGGGTGGCGGGCAACGAGACGACGGCCAAGATGATCGCCACCGGCACCGTGGTGCTGGCCGAGTTCCCGGACGAGCGGGCGCGGCTGGCCGCCGACCCCGGGCTCTGGCCCGGCGCGGTGGAGGAGCTGCTGCGGTTCGACCCGCCGTCGCACTACCAGGGCCGCGTCACCACCCGGCCGGTGGTGTGGCACGGACACGAGGTCGCCGAGGGCGAGATCGTCCTGCTGGTCAACGGCGCGGCCAACCGCGATCCGGCGGCCTTCGACGAACCGGGCCGCTTCGTCGCCGACCGGCGCATCGAGCGGCACCTGGCCTTCGGGCACGGCGTCCACTACTGCCTGGGCGCCGCGCTGGCTCGGCTGGAGACCCGGGTCGCCCTGGAGGAGCTGGTGCGCCGCTTCCCCGACTACGAGGTCGACCGCGGCGGGATCGAGCGGTTCCACTCGACCAACATCCGCGGCCTGTCACGCGTGCCGTTCGCCGCCTGA
- a CDS encoding SRPBCC family protein, with translation MSQAFATETTIKRPVADVWGALTDWERAPEWMEAVESLHADGPTEVGTTLTFVSRGKSHTSEITAVEPGRSFTLTSTQGGVVARYHYRVDPTGDPESTRARLAVEVDAHGGWKLIGPVVRRAVRRTDAGQMEDLRALVEA, from the coding sequence ATGAGTCAGGCCTTCGCCACGGAAACGACCATCAAGCGCCCCGTCGCCGACGTCTGGGGCGCGCTCACCGACTGGGAGCGGGCCCCGGAGTGGATGGAGGCCGTCGAGTCGCTGCACGCCGACGGCCCGACCGAGGTGGGGACGACGCTCACGTTCGTGTCGCGGGGCAAGTCCCACACGAGCGAGATCACGGCGGTGGAGCCCGGCCGATCGTTCACGCTGACGTCCACGCAGGGCGGCGTGGTCGCCCGCTACCACTACCGGGTCGACCCGACCGGCGACCCCGAGAGCACCCGGGCCCGCCTCGCCGTCGAGGTCGACGCCCACGGAGGGTGGAAGCTCATCGGGCCCGTCGTCCGCCGCGCCGTCCGTCGTACCGATGCCGGCCAGATGGAGGACCTCCGCGCCCTCGTCGAGGCCTGA
- a CDS encoding AraC family transcriptional regulator, whose translation MEFEFETRRPDPPLEPFVESVWFARGHIPYRQERIGPTGSTVAVVVLGSPIVQTPRNGAGTPFVAAEGWLAGPHDGPVINAPTAETLAVGIVTTPFGCRALFGVDPSPLRGRVVDLPGVWPAAGPLRTALLGAVLDGIAPFSCLDAVEATLLAGLQADVPGWERCAAAVAALEGDPRRRISDVAEEMGISHAHLDREFTRVVGLTPRSLARILRLRRLLADVDVHAPITWTDLAAEWGWFDQSHFIRDFKRHTGVTPSGYVAAQRAVFDVGQQAPGFVPET comes from the coding sequence ATGGAGTTCGAGTTCGAGACGCGGCGGCCCGACCCACCGCTCGAGCCGTTCGTCGAGTCGGTGTGGTTCGCCCGGGGCCACATCCCCTACCGGCAGGAGCGGATCGGTCCCACGGGGTCGACGGTGGCGGTGGTGGTGCTCGGGTCGCCGATCGTGCAGACGCCCCGCAACGGCGCCGGCACGCCGTTCGTCGCCGCCGAAGGTTGGCTCGCCGGACCGCACGACGGCCCGGTGATCAACGCCCCGACGGCCGAGACCCTGGCGGTCGGGATCGTGACGACGCCGTTCGGGTGCCGGGCGCTGTTCGGCGTCGACCCGTCGCCGTTGCGGGGCCGGGTGGTCGACCTGCCGGGCGTGTGGCCGGCCGCGGGCCCGCTCCGGACGGCGCTGCTCGGAGCGGTGCTCGACGGCATCGCGCCCTTCTCCTGCCTCGACGCCGTGGAAGCCACGCTCCTGGCGGGGCTGCAGGCCGACGTCCCCGGATGGGAGCGCTGCGCGGCGGCGGTGGCGGCGCTGGAGGGCGACCCGCGGCGGCGCATCTCGGACGTCGCCGAGGAGATGGGCATCTCCCACGCCCACCTCGACCGGGAGTTCACGCGGGTGGTGGGCCTCACACCCCGGTCTCTGGCGCGGATCCTGCGGCTGCGCCGCCTCCTCGCCGACGTCGACGTCCACGCCCCGATCACCTGGACCGACCTGGCGGCGGAGTGGGGGTGGTTCGACCAGTCCCACTTCATCCGGGACTTCAAGCGGCACACGGGAGTGACGCCCTCCGGCTACGTCGCCGCGCAGCGGGCCGTGTTCGACGTCGGCCAGCAGGCCCCGGGCTTCGTGCCCGAGACGTGA